GGCTGACGGCCAGACAGCACAGCGAGCCAGGGTCAGCGCCCCGCACCGGCGTCATCGCCCCGCTCACAGGTGCGGGCGGGACGACTCAGGGATGTCAGCCCTTCTGCGAGGCGAAGGTCGCGCGATATTGCGACTGGCGTTCCAGCATCCAGCCCGGGTATTCGGCGGGCAGCCTCGTCACGCCGTCGAGCGCGGCCAGATCCTCGGCAGTCAGCGCCACCTCGGTCGAGCGGATATTGTCCTGCAACTGGTCGATCCGCTTGGCCCCTACGATCACGCTGGTCACCACCGGCTGATGCAGCAGCCAGGCCAGCGCCACCTGCGCCACCGTGTAGGTCTTGGCCGATGCGATCTCGCGCATCACGGCGATGGCGGCATCGCCGCGTGCCAGATCGACCGGCGGGAAATCGAAGCTCGCCCGGCGGCCGTCGTTCGCGGTACTGCTGAGCGGGCAACAGATGCGGCGGCTTCAGCTGTTCTTTCCCAAGGCGCGAGGTCGCGCGCGATCCGACGACTGCGAGGTGTTGAGCGGGATCATCCACGTCAAGCGGTATGGGCTGCGATGGCAGGATGCGCCCCGGGCTACGGTCCCTACAAGATCCTGTACAACCGGTTTGCTCACTGGTCCCGGATGGGCATTTCGCCCGGATATTTCAGAAACTGGCGCAGCCCGGCGGCCATGCGAGGCAATCATCGAAACCCAGAGCGGGCGCGAGATCGGGGCGTGTGGCCAGGACCGCGGCCCATCCGGCGAGATCGGCTGGGCCGGGCGGGTGAAGCCCTGTTCCGCCCGGTAGTGCAGCAGGTCCATCCGGGACTTGCCGACGGTTCGGGTAATGCTGGCCTCGCTTGATCCCTTCCAGTTCTGTGCCGCCGGAGTCGGCCGGTGGTTTGGCAGGGCCTTTGCAATGCCCAGCGCTTCCGCCTTCCGCGTGAAGTCGCTGTTCCCGGCCGGGTTGTAGCTGCCGGTGCCGGGATGCAGGCTCAACGGTTGGGCCAGGATGAAGACGCGCAGCCGCTCGTGCGGCGCGCCGACCTCTGCCGCTGAAAACAGGTCCGCCGCAGGCGTGTAGCCCGATCCCCAAAGCTCTCGCAGGACGGTTTCAAGCCCGAGGGTGACGTGCCCGGCGACGTTTTCGAGGAAGATCCATTCCGGACGGCATTCACCGATGACGCGGGCGACGTCAGGCCAGAGGTGCCGGGGATCTTCGGCGCCGCCGCGCTTTCGGCCGCGCTGAACGGCTGGCAGGGATATCCGGCGAGGGCAGTGTCAAAGGCACCACGGGAGGGGCGGGCGTCGAAGCTGCGCAGGTCGGTCCGGTGCTTCACATCGACAGCGGCGTTCAAGTCCTACGTTGACAGCCTGAATGCGCCGAATGCCGGCCTTGCAGCGGAGTAGCGACACGACGGCGCTCTGTCGGCACCGCTTTTCAGGGGGGCCTCGATGAACATTGACCAGTGTTGACAAGAATTTGGAACTCAAAAGCCGAGCATTCCGCTCGTCCTTCCCTGCCCAAACATGGGTGTTCCGCTCTTCGGAAACAACTCGGCGCAGGAGCATTACCCTCACTGCCTGACTGATGACGGCATCGATAAACTGAAAGACATGCTCAGGGATGCGCGCATCGCCATCGAAACCTGGCACGGGTTCCACAACGACTTTGTCGATGACCAGAAAATCTGCATCAAGGCACACATGGTCGACCGCAGCTGGTCGGGTCTTACGCGGAGTTGATAGAAGCCGGCGGTGCGCCTTACCGGCAGACGATTGGAGGCCGGGAGTTCTGGTATCTGAAGATGCCCATGGTGAATGGCATCAGGAAGAAAGACCGCTACTTGGGGCCGGACAGCGCCGAGGTTCAGGCTCGATTGCATTAGCATCATGACCTGAAAGCCGTGCGCGGCGAGCGCGTCGCCATGATCCGATCCCTGCGTGCGGCCCGGCTGCCCGGCCCGGATCCGCTCTCTGGAAAAATCATGTCGACGTTGGCAGAGGCCGGGGCCTTCCGGCTGCGGGCCGTGGTCGTGGGCTCGGCTGCATTTCAGACCTATCCGCCGATGCTGGGGGTGCGTTTCGATAACGCGGCGGGCCAGACCGGGGACCTCGACATAGCGCAATTCCACTCGATTTCGCTGGCGGTGGACGATGCCATCGAGCAAGATCTCCTTACCACCCTCCAGACGGCAGATGATCGGTTCAGGGCGATACCGTTGCCCATGAATGGGAGGCGGACCCTGCGATACGCCATCCGGGTGGGAAGCCAGGCGGAATTCGCCGTCGACCTTCTGTGCCCGCTGCGTGGGCCGGAGCGCGGAAGCATCGCCCAGTTGAAAACGATGAAGGGCGATGCCCAGCTTTTGCGCTACCTCGACTTCCTGATCTACGGCGAGATCAACGCGGTCGCCCTTTACGGGCTGGGCGTACCGATCAATGTGCCGGCACCGGAGCGCTACGCGGTCCACAAGCTGATCGTTTCCCGGATGAGGATCGAGACGGCCGAGAGCCTGGCGGAGGCCCGGAAGGACATCCGTCAGGCAGAGGCCCTCCTCGAGGTGTTGCTGGAGGATCGCCCTTATGAGCTGGAGGCGGTCTGGACCGAGGCGATGGAACAGGGGCCGAGCTGGAGAGGCAAGCTCCTTGAAGGGGTTGCCATGCTGCAAAAAATCGGTGATCAAGGCGATGCAAGAGCGGATGAAGCTCCAGCTGAGTTGAGCCGAGCTTTGCTTATAGACAAAAAATGTATCGTCTATAAGGTAGTCTGTCTCGCGCCGTGCGCACGCTATCGCTTTTCTTGGTCAGTGTGCTTCCGCCCCGGCAGCGCTGCAAAGGCCGCCTGCGCGGCCATGCACCCCGCCTCGATCTCGCAAGTTGCGAAATCGCCGATGATCCCCAGGTCGTCCTCGCCGTCGACCAACCGGGCAAGCATGCGACGCCTTCGGCCCGGCTTCTTTCGGAAGCCCCTGCGGCACATCCCCAGAAATATAACAATGTGACATATTTCTTCGCGACCATGCGATGATATGCCTGCCCGCCCCGCGATAGAGTGATCGGTGTCAGGAAAAGCCGCCCGGCGACGGGGCGCGCTTGCCGCAGCGGATCGGCCAGAGGAGGGCCGGACCCGCAACGGAATGCGGCGGATCATGGGAGGGCAGGCAATGCTCAACAGACGGACCTTCATCGCCTCGGGCGCGGCACTGGCGGGGCTGGGACTGGCGCGGCCGGCGCTGGCGCAAGGCAAGGCGATCAGGATCGGCTATGTCAGCCCGCAGACCGGCCCGCTCTCGGCCTTTTCGGCCGCGGACGACTTCATGGTCCGGCAGTTCCTGGCCAGCGCGCCGGGACTCGGCATCGAGGCCGAGGTCATCGTCAAGGACAGCCAGTCCAACCCCAACCGCGCCGCCGAGGTGGCGCGCGAACTGATCAGCCGCGACGAGGTGAACCTGATCCTGGTCGCCTCGACCCCCGAGACCACCAACCCGGTCTGCAGCGTGGCGGAATCCGAGGAGATCCCGGTGATCTCCAGCGTCGCGCCCTGGCAGCCCTGGTTCATCGGCCAGCAGGGCAATCCGGCCGACCCGGAAAGCTGGCAGGAATTCGACTATGTCTATCACTTCTTCTGGGGGCTCGAGGATAATGTCCGGGTCTTCATGAACATGTGGGATGCGGTGCAGACCAACAGATCTGTCGGCGCGCTCTGGCCCAACGACAGCGACGGCAATGCCTGGGCCTCGGAGGTGGGCATGCCGCCGGCGCTGGCCGAGGCCGGCTATCGGCTGACCGATCCGGGCCGCTACCAGAACCTGACCGACGATTTCAGCGCCCAGATCAATGCCTTCAAGCAGGCGCAGGCCGAGATCCTGGTCGGCATCCCGATCCCGCCGGATTTCACCACCTTCTGGACCCAGGCCCGGCAGCAGGGCTACCGGCCCAAGCTGGTCTCGGTCGCCAAGGCGCTGCTGTTTCCCGAAAGCGTCGCCGCGCTTGGCGAGTTGGGCGACAACCTGACCGCCGAAGTCTGGTGGTCGCCGCGGCACCCGTTCCGCTCGTCCCTGACCGGGCAGAGCGCGGGCGAACTGGCCGCCGATTTCGAGGCCGCGGCCAAGCGGCAATGGACCCAGCCCGCCGGCTTCGTCCATGCGCTGTTCGAGGTCGCCGCCGACGCCATCCGCCGCACCGACGACCCGACCGACGGCGATGCGCTGGCCGAATCCATCGCCGTCACCGACCTGCAGACCGTGGTCGGCCGCGTCGCCTGGGGGCAGGAGAACGTGCCCGAATTCGCCCGCAGGAACGTCGCCAAGACGCCGCTGGTCGGCGGGCAATGGCGCCGCAAGGAGGACGGCAGCTTCGACCTGGTGATCGTCGAGAACGCGCTGGCGCCCGAGATCCCGCTGGGCGACAGCATCCGGACGCTGGCATGATGGCGCTGCTTTCGCTGCAATCCGTGTCGAAAAGCTTCGGCGCGCTGAAAGTCACCGACGATGTCAGCTTCGATCTGCAACCGGGCGAGGCGCTTGGCATCATCGGCCCGAACGGCGCCGGGAAATCGACGCTGTTCAACCTGATCACCGGCAATCTGCGGCCGGATGCCGGGCAGATCCTGCTGGACGGGCGCGATGTCAGCGCCGATTCGGTCATGGCGCGCTGTGCGGCGGGCATCGGCCGCTCGTTCCAGATCCCGCAGCCCTTCGGCCATCTGTCGGTCTATGAAAACCTGCTGGTCGCGGCGCGCTTCGGCGGCGGGCTGGCGGCGGCCGAGGCGCCGGAGTTCTGCATGGACATCCTGCGCCGCACCGGGCTGGCCGGTGCCGCCGACAATCCCGCGGGCGGGTTGCCGCTGCTCAGCCGCAAGCGGCTGGAGCTGGCCCGCGCCATGGCCACGCGGCCGCGGGTGCTGCTGCTTGACGAGATCGCCGGCGGGCTGACCGATGCCGAATGCGTCGAGCTGGTCGCCACCATCCGCGCCATCCATGCCGAGGGCACCGCCATCGTCTGGATCGAGCATGTGCTGCATGCGCTGAACAGCGTGGTCGGCCGGCTGATCGTGCTGAATTTCGGCCGGCTGCTGATGGTCGGCGACGTCAGGACGGTGATGAACTCGGCCGAGGTGCGCGAGATCTACCTGGGGGCCGAGGTATGAGCGGACCCATCCTGTCGGTTTCCGGCCTGACCGCGCATTACGGCGATTTCCAGGCGCTGTTCGGCGTCGACGTGACGCTGCAGCAGGGCGAGGTCTTGGCCATCATCGGCGCCAACGGCGCCGGCAAGACCACCCTGATGCGGGCGATCACCGGCATCGCCCGCGTCAGCGCCGGCCGCGTCCGGCTGGACGGGCGCGACATCACCGGAACCCCGGCGCCCGACATCCTGATGGCCGGCATCGCCATGGTGCCCGAGGGGCGGCGGCTCTTCCCCTCGCTCAGCGTCGAGGAGAACCTGCTGATCGGCGCCCATGCGCGCCGCACCCAGGGGCACTGGAACCTCGAAAGCGTCTATCGCCTGTTTCCCATCCTGCGCGAGCGGCGCGACCATCCCGGCACGGCGCTGTCGGGCGGCCAGCAGCAGATGGTGGCCATCGGCCGGGCGCTGATGTCCAACCCGCGCGTGCTGCTTTGCGATGAGCTCAGCCTCGGCCTCGCCCCGGTGGTAATCCGCGAGATCTATGCCGCCTTCCCCGAGATCCGCGCCAGCGGCGCCTCGATCGTGGTGATCGAGCAGGACGTGGGCCAGGCGCTGAAGGTGGCCGATCACGTGCATTGCATGATGGAGGGCCGCATCACCCTGTCCGGCCGGCCGGGCGAGCTGTCGCGCGACGCCATCCACGACGCCTATTTCGGAGCGACCCACTGATGTTTTCGCTGGATACGATCGTGCAGGGCCTGCTGCTGGGCGGCCTCTATGCGCTTTTCGCCGCCGGGCTCAGCCTGGTCTTCGGCATCATGCGGCTGGTGAACCTGGCACATGGCGACCTGATCGTGCTGGGCGCCTATCTGATCCTCGGCCTGGGCACGGTGACGGGCATGAACCCCTTTGTCGCGGCGCTGATCGCCATGCCGCTGATGTTCGCGCTGGGATGGCTCTTGCAGACCCGGCTGCTGAACCGGGTGCTGGGCGAGGACATCCTGCCGCCGCTGCTGGTCACCTTCGGGCTGTCGGTGGTGATCCAGAACGGGCTGCTTGCCGCCTTCACCGCCGACAGCCGCAAGCTGGCGGCGGGGCCGGTCGAATCCGCCTCGGTCGTGATCGGGCCGGTGCATATGGGCGTCATGCCGGTGATGACGCTGGCCACGGCGGTCGCGGTCATCCTGGCGCTGAACCTGCTGTTCTATCGCACCGCGCTGGGACGCGCCTTCCGCGCCACCTCGGACGATGCGGTGACGGCGCAGCTGATGGGCATCCGGCCGCAGCGCATCTTCGCCATGGCCACCGGCATCGCCCTGGTCGTCGCCGCCATCGCCGCGCTCTACCTGGGCACGCGGGCGAATTTCGACCCCTCGATCGGGCCGGCGCGGTTGCTCTATGCCTTCGAGGCGGTGATCATCGGCGGGCTGGGCAGCCTCTGGGGCACCTTGGCCGGAGGCGTGGTGATCGGCCTTGCCCAGACCATGGGCGCGGCGATCAACCCGGAATGGCAGATCCTGGCCGGGCATATCGCCTTCGTGCTGATCCTGATGGTCCGCCCGCGCGGGCTGTTCCCCCGGGCCATCGACTGAAAAGGGCGCCATGATGAAAACCACCTTTCCCGCATATCGCCCCCTGGCCCTCGCCATCCTTTGCGCAGCCGCCCTGGCGCTGGTGCCGCTGATCGGCCCGCGCGCCGTGGTGCAGGACCTGTTCGGCATCCTCTGCCTGCTGGTGCTGGCGCTGAACTGGAACATGCTGGCGGGCTTTGCCGGGCTGGTCTCGGTCGGGCAGCAGGCCTTCGTCGGCATCGGCGCCTATACCATGTTCGCCGCCGTCATCCTGTTCGGGCTGGACCCGCTGGCCGGCGTGCTGCTGGGCGGGCTGGTCGCCATGGCGCTGGCCGTGCCGGTGGCCTGTTTCGTCTTTCGCCTGAACGGCGCCTATTTCGCCATCGGCACCTGGGTCGCGGCCGAGATCGCCCGGCTGGGCCTGGGCCAGTGGAAGGCGCTCGGCGGCGGCACCGGCACCTCGCTGCCCAAGGGCACCACCCGCGACATGCTGGGCGTCGGGCCGGTCAAGGAATGGCTGGGCGTCTCCAGCGCAGCAGCCAGCGACATCGTGCTTTACTGGCTGGCGCTGGGGCTGGTTCTGGCGACGCTGGGCGTGTCCTGGGCCTTCCTGCGCTCGCGCATGGGACTGGGCCTGCAGGCGATCCGCGACAATGCCATGGCGGCGCGCGCGGTGGGCGTCGATCCGGTGCGGCTCAAGGCGCTGGTCTTTCTGCTGGCCGCCTTCGGCACCGGCCTTTGCGGCGGGCTGCTGTTCATCCAGATCACCCGCATCACCCCGGACGCGGCCTTCTCGCTGCTGGACTGGACCGCCTTCGTGCTGTTCGTGGTGGTGATCGGCGGCATCGGCACCCTGCCCGGCCCCATCGTCGGCGTGGTGGTGTTCTATGCGCTGGAGCGGCTGCTGTCGGATTACGGCAGCGCCTATCTGATCGTGCTGGGCCTGTTCGGCATCGCGGTGATGCTGTTCGCGCGGCGCGGCCTTTGGGGCAGCCTGTCCGGCCGCACCGGGCTGGAATTGCTGCCGCTGGGCCACCGCGCCCCTGCCCCCGCACCGGCCCCCGCCCCCGCACCGGCCATCCGGCCCTGAGATTCACGAAAGGAAGGAAACCATGTCCTATTTCACCGAAGCAGGCTCGGTCGAGACCGTCAACGCCCGCATGGGCGAGACGACCGACGCCCGGCTGGCCGAGGTGATGGCCTGCCTGGTCAAGCACCTGCATGCCTTCGCCAAGGAAATCGCCCTGACCCAGGAGGAATGGGAGATCGGCATCGACTTCCTGACCCGCACCGGCCAGATCTGCTCGGGCGAGCGGCAGGAGTTCATCCTGCTTTCGGACGTGCTGGGCTTTTCCATGCTGGTCGATGCGATCAACAACCGCCGCCCCGAGGGCGCGACCGAAAACACCGTCTTCGGCCCCTTCCATGTCGAGGGCGCGCCGATCCGCGAGATGGGCGCATGCATCAGCCTGGACGGCAAGGGCGAAAGCTGCCTGTTCGAAGGCCGGGTGCTGGACCTGGACGGCAATCCCGTCGAGGGCGCGACCGTCGATGTCTGGTCCGACAATGCCGACGGCTACTATGACGTGCAGCAGCCGGGCATCCAGCCGAAATGGAACAATCGCGGCCGCTTCGTCACCGGGCCGGACGGGCGCTACAGCTTCGTCGGCATCAAGCCGGTCAGCTATCCGATCCCCGATGACGGGCCGGTCGGGCAGATGCTGGGCAAGCTGGGCCGCCATCCCTACCGGCCGGCGCATATGCATTACCTCGTTACCGCGCCGGGCTATCAGCGCGTCGTCACCCATACCTTCGTCGGCGGCGATGCCTATCTGGCCTCGGACGCGGTCTTCGGGGTCAAGAACAGCCTGGTCGCGCCCTATGAGCGCATAGACGGCGAGACCCTCTGGCGCTCGCCCTTCGACTTCATCCTTGTCCCTGCCTGAGCCGATCATGCCCAACGTCAAGATCTATGTCGACGAAACCCGCCTTGGCGCCTGCCGCGAGGCCATCGAGGATGCGCTGCCCCGGCTGCGCGACCTGCTTTGCGACGGGCTGGCGGTCGAGGCCAGCGCCTGCCAGATCGCCGCACTGCCGGTGCTGGGCCTGCCCGACCAGCCGCAGGTGAATGCCGAGCTGCTGATCCTGCCGCGCAGCGGCCGCACGCCGGAGCGGATCCGCGCCGTCGCCGGGACCATGCGGCAGATGCTGGAACAGGCCAGCGGCCTTAATGTCGCGGTGCGGGTGGGCATGCTGGACCCCGAAACCTATCTGGCGCTGAAATAGCCCCTCAGCCGCGCCGGCGCGTCACCTGCTGGTCGTGTTCCATCCGCGCGGTCAGCCGGGCGAATTCCTCGGTCAGGAAGGCGATGAGCTGGCGCATGGCCGGCGGGCCGGGCCGGCCCTCGGGCAAAAGCAGGCCCAATTGCCGCTCGGGGTGGTCGATGCGCAGCGGCAGCGCCTCCATCGGCACGCTGCGGCGCGACAGGAACACCACCGAATAGGGCAGCACGGTCAGCGCGTCCGACCCCGCCATCACCGACTGGATCGAGGCCAGCGTGCCGCCCGAGAAGCTGACGTTGAAATCCTCCTGCCCGATGGATTTCAGCGCCCGTTCCAGGTCGCGGTAAAGCGGGCTGTTGGCCGGCGGCGCAATCCAGGTATAGGGCGCCAGATCGGCCTGGGCGATGGCCTTGCGCCGGGTCAGCGGATGGCCGGCGCGGGCCGCGACCACGTTGCGGCTGGGCAGGACCGGGGTGAAGCTCAGCCCCGGCGGCACCTGGCTGGGATGCAGGGGCAGGATCGCCATGTCCAGGGTGCCGTTGCGCAAGGACGCCTCCAGCGTATCGACATAGCCATAGGACTGGTCGATCTGAACCTCGGGGTGGCGCATCTGGAAATCCGCGATCATGGTCGAGACCACCCCGTCCATAAAGATCGGCGAGCCGCCGACCCGCAGCCGCCCGGCATGGCCCTTGCGGAAGCGCTGGACCAGCAGGCTGGCCTCCTGATTCGCGGCGCGGATGCGGGCGCCGAACCGCGCCAGGCTCAGCCCCAGCTCGGTCGGGCGCAGCGGGCGGCGGCCGGGCTGGAACAGCGGCATGCCGATGCGCTTTTCCAGCAGCGCCATGCTGCGCGAGACCGAGGGCTGCGACTTGCCAAGCGCCTCGGCCCCCTCGGTCAGCCCGCCCTTCTCGACGATCACCGCCAGGATTTCCAGATGTTCGCTGTCTATTTTCATAACTTATTATCATATTATGTTTCGTTCATCCGATCAATATCTGTCTTTGGCCGGTGTAGCTTGCCTAAGACCAGGATCAGGGAGGAAAACCAGTGTCCTTTTTCCGCGAGGAATTCACCGCGCAATGCCCGGCCGTCCGGGTGCGGTTCGGCAGCGGCCTGCGCAACAGCATCGCCGACGAGATCGACGCGCTCGGCGCCCGCCGCGCGCTGATCCTGACCACGCCGCAGCAGGCCGATATGGCCGAGGAATTCGCCGCGCTTTGCGGCGACCGCGTGGCGGGCCGGTTCACCGGGGCGGTCATGCACACGCCGGTCGAGGTTTCGGAACAGGCGACCGACCATGCCCGCAGCATCGGCGCCGACGTGCTGGTCGCGGTGGGCGGCGGCTCGACCACCGGCCTCGGCAAGGCCATCGCGCTGCGCACCGGCCTGCCGCAGATCGTCGTGCCCACCACCTATGCCGGCAGCGAGGCGACGCCGATCCTGGGCCAGACCGAAAACGGGCTGAAGACCACGATCACCGACCGCCGGGTGCAGCCCGAGGTCATCCTCTACGATGCCGAGCTGGTCGCCACCCTGCCGGTGGCGATGACCGTGACCAGCGCGCTCAATGCCATGGCCCATGCCGCCGAGGGGCTTTACGCCCGCGACCGCTCGCCCCTGACCTCGCTGATGGCGGTCGAGGGGCTTCGCGCCTTTCGCGACGCCCTGCCCCGCGTCATCGCCACGCCCGGCGATCTGGCCGCGCGGGGCGAGACGCTGTATGGCGCCTGGCTTTGCGGCTCGGTGCTGGGCCAGGTCGGCATGGCGCTGCACCACAAGCTTTGCCACACGCTGGGCGGCAGCTTCGACCTGCCCCATGCCGAAACCCACGCGGTAATCCTGCCCCATGCCATCGCCTATAACGCGCAGGCGGTGCCCGAACTGCTGGCGCCGGTGGCCGAGCTCTTTGGCGATGCCGATCCGGGCCGGGCGCTGCACCGCTTCGCCCGCGAAAGCGGGGCGCCGCTGGCGCTGCGCGACCTGGGCCTGAAGGAGGCGGACCTGGACCGCGCCGCCGAGATCGCCACCCGCAACCCCTACTGGAACCCGCGCCCGGTCGAGCGCGACGCCCTGCGCCGGCTGCTGGCCGCCGCCTGGGCGGGCGAGGCGCCGGGCCGCTGAGCCACGCCCGCACCGGCAACCCTTTCGACGAAACCCTCTGGGAGGAGAGACCCCGAATGACGGATATAACCACCGATGTGCTGATCATCGGCACCGGCCCGGCCGGCTCGGCCACCGCCGCGCTGCTGTCCAGCTACGGCATCGCCAACATGGCGGTGAACCGCTATCGCTGGCTGGCCAACACGCCCCGCGCCCATATCACCAACCAGCGCACCATGGAGGTGCTGCGCGACCTTGGCCGCGAGGTCGAGGACGAGGCCTATATGTTCGCCACCCATCAGGAGCTGATGGGCGAGAACATCTTCTGCGAAAGCCTGGCCGGAGAGGAAATCGGCCGGCTGAAGGCCTGGGGCAACCATCCGCTGTCCAAGGCCGAGCACCTGATGTCCTCGCCCACCCGGATGAACGACCTGCCGCAGACCTATATGGAGCCCTTGCTGTTCAAGACCGCCTGCTCGCGCGGCACGCAGGGGCGGCTGTCCACCGAATACCTGCGCCACGAGCAGGACGAGACCGGCGTCACCACCACCTGCCGCGACCGGCTGACCGGGCAGGAGATCACCATCCGCTCGAAATACCTGATCGGCGCCGATGGCGGCAAGTCGCTGGTCGCCGAACATGCCGGCCTGCCCTTCGAGGGCAGGATGGGCGTGGGCGGCTCGATGAACATCCTGTTCCGGGCCGACCTGTCGAAATACGTCGCGCACCGGCCCTCGGTGCTGTACTGGGTGATGCAGCCCGGCGCCGATGTCGGTGGCATCGGCATGGGGCTGGTGCGCATGGTGCGGCCCTGGAACGAATGGCTGATCGTCTGGGGCTATGACATCAACGGCCCCGAGCCCGAGGTGACCGAGGAATTCGCCACCGGCGTCGCCCGGCAGTTGGTCGGCGACCCCGAGTTGAAGATCGAGCTTCTGTCCGCCAATACCTGGACGGTGAACAATTTCTACGCCACCCGGACCTCGAACGGGCGGGTGTTCTGCATGGGCGACGCCATCCACCGGCATCCGCCGTCGAACGGGCTGGGCTCGAACACCTCGATCCAGGATGCGTTCAACCTGGCCTGGAAACTTGCCCTGGTGCTGAAGGGCCAGGCGGGCGAGCGGCTGCTGGACAGCTATGACGCCGAACGCGCGCCGGTGGCCCGGCAGATCGTCACCCGCGCCAACCAGTCCATCACCGAGACCGGCCCGATCTTCGCCGCGCTCGGCATGGCCGAGGGGGTGGACCCGGTGCAGATGCAGAAGAACCTGCAGGCCCGCACCGACGGCACGCCCGCGGCCGAGTTGCAGCGCGAGGCGATCCGCAAGGCCATCGCCTTCAAGAAATACGAATTCGACGCGCATGGCGTCGAGATGAACCAGCGCTACCGCTCGGATGCCGTAGTGACCGACGACCAGCTCGAGCCGGA
This window of the Paracoccus sp. N5 genome carries:
- a CDS encoding FAD-dependent monooxygenase, yielding MTDITTDVLIIGTGPAGSATAALLSSYGIANMAVNRYRWLANTPRAHITNQRTMEVLRDLGREVEDEAYMFATHQELMGENIFCESLAGEEIGRLKAWGNHPLSKAEHLMSSPTRMNDLPQTYMEPLLFKTACSRGTQGRLSTEYLRHEQDETGVTTTCRDRLTGQEITIRSKYLIGADGGKSLVAEHAGLPFEGRMGVGGSMNILFRADLSKYVAHRPSVLYWVMQPGADVGGIGMGLVRMVRPWNEWLIVWGYDINGPEPEVTEEFATGVARQLVGDPELKIELLSANTWTVNNFYATRTSNGRVFCMGDAIHRHPPSNGLGSNTSIQDAFNLAWKLALVLKGQAGERLLDSYDAERAPVARQIVTRANQSITETGPIFAALGMAEGVDPVQMQKNLQARTDGTPAAELQREAIRKAIAFKKYEFDAHGVEMNQRYRSDAVVTDDQLEPDFQLDPELHYQPTTWPGARLPHAWLYRHDDGAEVSTLDLCGHGRFTLLTGLGGEAWAEAAGKVARDLGIDLVAHVIGPRQAHVDHSGDWARASEIKDNGCLLVRPDHHVCWRATGLVPQPEAELSRVLRQVLAR